CTGAATTAAGAGTTCAAGTAGTTGATCAAAGAACTTCTTTTGATGATAATCCTGATGAGTTTTCATTGAGTGTTGAAAAACAACAGGATGAACTTCAACAAAAAGTTATTAAAGCACAAGAAATATTAAATTCTGTTCAAATGGATGATGACTTAAGATTAAATATTTCTGCAATCTGCGGGGAACTAGATGTGGATGGTTTACGTGGAGATATTGTTACAAATAGGTCTGCAAGGGCAATTGCAGCATTTGAGGGCAGAACTGAAGTGCAAGAAGATGACATAGCAAGGGTTATTTCTTGTTCCTTAAGACATAGACTTAGAAAAGATCCCTTAGAACAAGTTGATTCAGGTGAAAGAGTTATTCAAGCTTTTTGTAAAGTATTTGATTTAGATGTAAAAGATAATCTTTCAAAATTTCAATTGTCTGCTGAAGCTTAATAACAGTGAGAATAATTGGGATTGACCCTGGATTAGCTAGAGTTGGTTATGGAATAATAGAGATAGAAAATGAAAGAAAGATATTATTAGATTGCGGCGTTATTGAGACAGGTAAAGATAAAAAAGAAGAAGATAGACTTTATGAGATATTCCAAGATCTAAATGAATTAATAAATCATTGGAACCCAACTGCAGCGGCAGTAGAAAAATTTTTCTTTTACAGGTCAAGCACTACCATTAGTGTGGTGCAGGCTAGAGGCGTGATTATGATGGTATTGGCCTCTAAAAAAATTCATGTTAGTGAGTATTCACCTGCTCAGATAAAATTAACAATTGCTGGGTCTGGAAAGGCATCTAAGAAAGATATTCTTGATGCTGTTATGTATAACTTAGATCTTAAAAATCCTCCAAAACCTGATGATTCAGCAGATGCATTGGCTATAGCACTCACAAAACTAAATGAGGATGGCTTTAACTGAAAATTTAATATGACAATCTTTGAAAATAAGAAATTGGAGAGGGATATGTTTAGAAAACTAAGAGATGGAATTTCTCTTAATCAAAGAGAAAATGTAGAAAAAAATGTAAAATTATATATTGATTCATTTGTTAAGGGATATAAAAATGTTGGTTATATAGGCATATATTGGCCTCTAAAAAATGAAGTTGATATAAGAAGTCTCAAGAAAAAATTTACTTTAGCTTTGCCTAGATGTAAAGATAAAAAAGAGTTGTTATTTTATCCATGGGACGAAAAACCTCTTACCAAAGATTAT
The Prochlorococcus marinus str. GP2 genome window above contains:
- the ruvC gene encoding crossover junction endodeoxyribonuclease RuvC, with the protein product MRIIGIDPGLARVGYGIIEIENERKILLDCGVIETGKDKKEEDRLYEIFQDLNELINHWNPTAAAVEKFFFYRSSTTISVVQARGVIMMVLASKKIHVSEYSPAQIKLTIAGSGKASKKDILDAVMYNLDLKNPPKPDDSADALAIALTKLNEDGFN
- a CDS encoding 5-formyltetrahydrofolate cyclo-ligase, producing the protein MTIFENKKLERDMFRKLRDGISLNQRENVEKNVKLYIDSFVKGYKNVGYIGIYWPLKNEVDIRSLKKKFTLALPRCKDKKELLFYPWDEKPLTKDYEGILSPNNSSPLSHLQISLIFVPCLSVDKNLTRLGYGGGYFDKLRRNNDWRNVPCIGVLTSNCVSTMPLTRAEWDIPLSGFITEKEIFV